A genomic window from Natronorubrum aibiense includes:
- a CDS encoding DUF7557 family protein, whose product MGHTIELDDDLVRRIEGHLEEDETIEEFIEELVSIYEQEGRFLQEGI is encoded by the coding sequence ATGGGACACACAATCGAACTCGACGACGACCTCGTCCGACGAATCGAAGGCCACCTCGAGGAAGACGAAACCATCGAAGAGTTCATCGAGGAACTGGTGTCGATATACGAACAGGAGGGACGATTCCTTCAGGAAGGCATCTAA
- a CDS encoding nicotinamide-nucleotide adenylyltransferase encodes MRGFFVGRFQPFHLGHRTFVEDIAADVDEIVIGIGSAQTSHTADNPFTAGERISMIHRSVTGLATTTFVVPIEDLHRNSVWVSHVTATVPPFDVAYSNNPLVRRLFEEAGFEVRSVELYQREAYSGTEVRRRMLAGEPWRHLVPDPVATVVDETNGVERLERVSDQFDE; translated from the coding sequence ATGCGTGGATTTTTCGTCGGCCGATTTCAGCCGTTTCACCTAGGGCATCGCACCTTCGTCGAAGACATCGCAGCGGATGTCGACGAAATCGTTATCGGCATTGGAAGCGCACAGACGTCCCACACCGCCGACAATCCATTCACCGCAGGCGAGCGAATCAGTATGATCCACCGGTCGGTGACAGGGTTGGCGACGACGACGTTCGTCGTCCCCATCGAGGACCTCCATCGAAACTCGGTCTGGGTGTCCCACGTCACCGCGACGGTCCCACCGTTCGACGTCGCATATTCGAACAACCCGCTGGTGAGACGGCTGTTCGAAGAAGCCGGCTTCGAAGTCCGCAGCGTCGAACTTTATCAACGCGAGGCGTACTCAGGCACCGAAGTCCGTCGCCGAATGCTGGCGGGCGAGCCGTGGCGTCACCTCGTCCCCGACCCGGTTGCGACAGTCGTCGACGAAACGAACGGTGTCGAGCGACTGGAGCGGGTGAGTGATCAGTTCGACGAGTGA